AACTTTGGATAAAGATCTGATTACATTTAGATGAAATTTatgctgaaaaggttaaatgaTTCACAAAATGCATCCACTGTAGCATATCACAAcatgtaatgtaaaatgtagtactttttttttttctttggaaaTATAAAAGAACAAGCATTTAGTAATACCAAAGGAGACACATTTATTCCCAATGTCCTTTATTCAGAAAATTAAAAAGTCTATAATCCATGTTCCAAAAGTTAGTAGTGGGTCGTTCCATCTTGACTCTCAAATTCATGGAACCATCAACAAGTGGCTctcaatataataatatattgatTATCATTTCTGAAGTCTTCTAGTGAGAGTTTGAGTTTCTGGGGCATTCGTGCATCCGATAGGCACACATATAGAATATACctgaaaaaaagacaaagacatcAGGTActcatgcacactcacacacacacacacacacacacacacacatatgcacgtgcatgcacacacacatgcacatatgcacacacacacacacactgtgcctAGATTAGATTAAATTATGATAGTAAAATTTTCAATTAACTTAAAGctgtacattttcagaatttcatACAGTAGTTGCACATTTTGTTCTGAGTTACTTGCCTGGCTAAGTTAcggttaaataaaaaacataatgttCCTTTATAATACCCCAGTCCATTTTCACAGAGCGTCTCAGAGTATAAAATGCTGATTTAGGATCAAGTATTCTTTTATTCATTAGGATTATTTTTCATCCAGTGATTATCAGAAACTTTTGAACAACCTTTTATCATTTTTATCCCCCAATTTCATCATATCAAAATGGTATCAATGGTCCCGTCTCATTTCAATAATCCCTCAGGCTTTTTCCTACACTTGCTCTCCAACCAGGAAGACACGGGTCAACGTGTGAGAGCACACTCCCCCACCTGATGACCTTAGTTAGCATTGCACTTGCCTGAGTCACTTGAGGGAGTCAAAAGAGCACAATGAATCAAACAGATCTGCCCATCAAGAAACCCTGTTCTCAAGCCTATGCTAACCCATTTGTATTACCGACAGGGCTTCCCTGTCACTAGTAATCTAGCGGCAATGTCATGCTGCTCAGCTTGTGAGTGCCTCTGTTTTGAACAACTTCATAAATAATCTAAACTTAATGGCCATGTACACTAACCTTCCActggcacagccagaggaggagtggcctccaTTTGGCTGcctttccattaaaaaaaaagattgcagccacttactctgttttttttAGGTTGGGTATCGCTATAAGCACTTTGTCGCAACAATTGATATAAAAAAGGGCATTACCTTAAAAAAGTACACTTGATTGACCAATCTTAGATCAGCAATGCTTTGCTCTGAGACACTTTCTGAATACCAGCCAAGGATTGACAATGGAGTATTAAATCAATATTTGCTaaataatgtgttcaaattgcaTTGTTATGTTGGTAGAGGGACCTGTATTGTCTTGGTTTTACCTGAAAAGAAGGTTAGCACCACTGACACCCAGCCGATGATGTAGGACCAGGAAAACCTCCAGTTGCCATAGCGTTTACCATAGTAATTAATTGTCACACCAGTGTACACTGCCATTGCTAGCAACACGAAAAAGCCtgtagaaaaagaaaagatcCAACTACTAACTGCAAGATAACAATTTAACGCatccatgttttttctttgtctgaCCATTTTGTTTCTAAAAATGTCAACATGGAAATCTTTTAAACTATGACGTATGTATAAAATCTGGTCTCATAGACATGGTATGGTATACATACATATGATATGTTGCATTTAGTACACCAACTTGGGGCAGGGATGAATCCATTTACAAACACTGCATGGTACTAATGTTGTAGACTCTGTCTCCAATGGTTATAAATTCAAATCCAAGTACAGAAAAGCACTCCCTGAATGCCAAAGTTTAACTGATAGTTGTTCCAGGCTAATATGTGCTGTGGGCAATAGCCTGGATGGGAAAAAGGTAAATTTTACCTTAACCATTAAGAatgaatatttacatttaaaaaagtgtaatattatatatatatatatatatatatatatatatatatatatatatatatatatatactgtgtatatagaGTTGGGGAATCACGGATTACAGGTAACAAGTAACTGTAATCAGTTAAactaccaactaaaatattgtaatcggattacaaaCACTTGTGAAAGAAATTGTGATTACGTCATGGattatttcaattgaaaaaatgCTTGATTGCATtgcttgatttttttattaaatgttttaaaaacatcgttatttgaaccaaaacaacagttgagcgcctcagttgtgtgtgatcatcatgcacgCAAAGGTGGGTGCGCATAACTAGACTAGTGACCGATTAAGCACTAGTTAAATTTTCTACAATAATATAGGCCTATCTatgataatattagccgacctatataaaatgtgatttagttatctataTCGATGCATCTTTCTCAAAACAATGATAAGCGATACCACTACCTGTTGTTACATCAGgtaagtttcaaggtttatcaAATGCGTCGAATGcctcagacaggaattgtttagaattGTTTACAAGATAAgacaactatttgttagattgCTGgtacatggcgctgccttcaagataaaacattatatggaatgtATCACGATAtatgaggagaaaaggtgttggaaagcactctgccaaaggatgatgaaatgcatttgatgcagccacctcaactccatacaggtaggccatgtgtttctgtttgctATGCATCGCCTCTCAGGAAATTGCGTTCATTGGTTCTCATTGACTGCTGACGACATTGAaattaagctaagagtgcaggtgtatgatcacagtttatttctttcatttgtgttttgaaaattctttgctggtggccctaataatcactGGTAACGTTTGGGTAAAACTTATTTACATGCAGTGTTCCAGATTGCAAATGTGCATTTGCGTTCCTGGACTTTCTAcaatgttttgacaatgttggtggttgtggagcaaaacagcagactactgcagatttagtgtacgggcgaaaagctacagatatcttgatttttatatacaaaaatgtcaatacccttttcgagaaattgccatttatgtttcaataatgttttgaagcaattaaaaacagggaTAAAACACAATGggctaacacatccttagattttcGGTTATGTCCAAATAAAAAGTcggattctggaagatcgagggttaCTGGATTAATtgcaatgactgaatatctgacataCATTTGGCATGTCATGtggagatgtagcccaatcatattcaaGTAGAaaccaatggtttagaaaccctttccaaaggcactgtacataaacCATAAGGTAAAACGCAAATTCCTTTTTTGGCCAGCtgtgtaaactctaacattgattgaacCCCCAAAAGGTGTTATTAGGATATTCCTAATTGTTTTCTAATACCTCTTAATATGaatgtaatctaaaagtaattcaaagttaTCTGATTAAGTTACtaagtttgagtaatcaaaaagttacgttactgattacaaatgtggacaggtaattTGTAACtctaatggattacatttaacctacccaaccctgtgtgtgtatgtgtatttatatatatatgctaaTACAACTTTTACAATCTCTGCAAATATGGGCCCAAAACGTGGTTACTTAAGACATATCTCTATATATTCCTCAATTTTTGCTGCATCTGGTATAGAAGTGAATGCTATATGCTACTTCCAATTTGTAGCCTAAACTGCTAGCATACGCTATAATGAGTGATAGAAGGCCCCTGAATGATGCAGAGATAAATTCACTGCCTCATCAATGGGAGACCTGGTTGAAATCCATCTCTCGGTTTATCCCAGGCATCTGATGGTGGGTGGTGCAACTGCCCAGCACTGCCCGGGTTGGGATGTGTGTAAAAAAATGTGTCTTGACTTGCCTCATCACTATCTAGAAACACCTTGTGACAGCTAAGGCTCCTGTGAGTTCAATCAAGGTAGAAGAGTGAATTTCTTCCGACGTGGAAGGATTCCATTGTAGACTGCCTGGTTTAGCGAGCAATGTGATGAGTACTACAACATTTTAggatgtgcttcagaagacacatatctcaacatcaacagtccCAAGTCCACTGGAAGTTAAACAATGAAGCAGGGTCTTAATTACGAATTACGAAAATTCTGGAGAATAATCAGGGTAAAAGTTAATAAAAATGGGTGGTACTAGTCAAAGTTAGTTTTAGCTGTATTGCAGTTGATGCATCTGCTTCCATTAACATATAATAGGGATGGATTTAACATCCATACCAAGCATCATGCTCCAATATTTTCCTTGGGATAGTATGAAATACCaaatacacaagcacacaataTACTGAATGTAGGCAAATTTAGCTCAGTGAGAATAAGAAGAAAAATCCAAGCCAACAATTTTGCCCCTTTTTTCAGTTTCAGCCTATGCTTCTCGAAaggtctgtgcacagccctGATGACGTCCcatgaaatatttgtttattagtTCTGTTTCGAAAACAATATGGTTTTAAAAATACCATTGGACTGATTACATGAATTAGAAGTTGTGTTCCACATCCAACAAAATAAGGATGTAGCTACATGAAGACACTAATGTTTAAGGACTACACCTTGTAATTTAGTGGACTGCCACCTCCTTCAGATCTCACTAGAAATCAGACCCTGGCTACAACCCTGCAACAAAATACTACATAGATGTATCAAATAAGGATACCTCGTATACCGTCCGAGAGTTACCACAGTTGATATGTAAATGAAACCAAAGAGTATGTTAAATGTGTCAGATGGGTAAATGGGTAAACCCAACTTACATGAAATGAAGAACAATATGCCTGCAGCAAAGGTTTTGTCAAACCTGTCGAAGGACGAGTAATGGATAAAAGCCATGATGCCGATGATGATCCCAATGAAACAGGCCAGGAGGGAGAGGATCATGAGCGCTCGGGTGGCGTCCAAGTGGGCTACACAGGGTCAAACGTTAACAGGGGTGTAAGGACAACAGAGGTTGTCCATGGCCTTTTCTGGCCGGACAAACTACCAATATTGATGACAGATTTTGACTGCTTGGCAAATAAGAAGCCTTGATTGGCATCTTATGACTAGGATAGTACATATTTCATGCAAAAATTGCCCATTTGTTATGAACAGTTATGACATGTTgattgatgtgacagtgttAATAGCAGCAGTGGTGCACTGGCCCTAGTCCTCACCAATGCTGTCATTGTGTGTGAAGCACTTCCCGGGCATGCAGTACCGCCACAGGCCCTGATGCATGTAGTTGTTAGAGTGCCGGTACTGCATCCAATAATCGGTTGCCGTGGAAACAATCAGGAGGATGTTCCCCACGCCTGCACAGAACAGCCCTCCGCCCATGAAGCTGTACATCCTGCACCTGCAGACCAGTACACaagcacggacacacacacacacacacacacaaaataaagagCACAAGGTCACTTAGCATACGGGGGTCAGCCACAGCCCCCTCTCAACAGGCACACACTTCAGTGAGAGAGGCCCTAAGTGTCGGTAATTGCATTGTAATGAACACATCATttccactggattgagctgagGGGTCGCAGGCATGTGTCTACTCTGAGGTCCACTTTGTTCTCTGGGAGATCAGTGGGAAAGATGAGTCCTCATAGCCACCTTTTATATTATAAAGCTTCACTCGGGGCATCTGCCCAGGGTATCTTTGATATTTGATACATGTATTGTCACTTGTTCCACctaaaaacaatttattttaaccaAACCCTTCTCATTCTAATTTCCACATTTATTTCAACTTGACTACTTGTATGTGACACATATTTGGTAAAATCAtgaatgtatttgtaataaCCATTTGATGTGGTTAAATgcgttgtttatttttatagcaCCTTTTGATCTTAACCCTaaatatgttttgaatattAATTTGCAATAATATTTTCTGTAGAACTGACccaaatgcatatttttttttgttaatcttTCAGAGCCAGTGTTAAGTGCCAATTGGTGCCATTGTATCTGAATAAGTAAGTcataatatttagatttttaagaAAGAACATTAACATAAACATTTGCCGTAAACATTCATAAATCACAGATACATTTTACACTGGCCAGAAGAGGGCAACCTAGTTGTTTTTGGTATCAGCTATACAGATTAAATCTGCAATACCCCATTTAAATCAACTAAATTGTTGGTTACAATTTGGTGGTGTATTTTACAAGGACAACTGATTCCATAGTTTAGACATTTGATCAGTATTTCTCACATTGGTTTAATAACCAACATTTTCCCAACACATTATTTTATCGCTTTTACCAGTGCAGAAGATggcattttattaacacaaGTTGGTAATATTAATCTTGAAATTTTATATACTCATTAACCTGACCATATGTAGACTATTAATTCATTTCAGTATTTAGTAACCCTACATTTGTCTGTCAAACAACTACAGAGACACAAACGCATTATATTATTTCCAATGAGCTTACCTTAATTGACCCGTTTTAAGAAGACCAAGTGACTCTGTATTAAAGTTGGGTTGCCTGACAAAATACAACAAGGCCCCTATAATGCCAAGACAGGCAGATTTCCAGCTGGCTAATAGTGATAGAGTTAGAGTCGGTGAATAGAGAAACAGGATAGAacaaacagagagaacagacaAAGGGGCAGGCGGAGAGCTAACCAATCAGCAGGGACTAGTTTTATCATTTGGGAATCTgctgaaaaaacacaaatgtcaaaaGCTGTCAGGTTGAAGTAATACTGATGACTGGATGTTTTTGATTGAAAGTGGAGGACTGAAGCGGCTATAGTAGATAACAGGCCAGGCGTTAAATCAGAGGTTCACCCGCAACCAgccttgttattttatttttcaaaaaatgaATGTTCAGACATTTATAGTTCtacttaaattattttaatacatttcaacCATAGACATTAGCTTTAAATGTTTGTGAGAAATTCAGTGTGTGTTATATGACGTGAAGGTTGACAAATCTGAATACTACAGACGTTTTTGTTTATGAAGTTGGTCAGAACTACATTTCATTAACAGTGCAGTTGTCTGTTCTTAAACCAAAACTTGAAACCTTATATTAGTTAAACGCCACCTTAAAAAGCAATGACTGCAACCAGAAATGTCCTGTAGTTATTGAGCAATCACTCATTACACTATgaagaaatgttggcattctccATCGTGAAGAATGGTTTTAACTCTGCGACATTCATGGATTTCCAAGCATGAATTTTCAGGTTGTAACAACATCTCAGTGGGGTTTCAGTCTGAACTGATGTTATTCCAAAATTGTACATGTCAACCTTTCTGATAGTAGACTTGCTTGTGTGCAGTGAGTCATTGTGTTACTACTTGACCTAGTTGCGCTTTAGCTTCCGCTCACAGACGTGTAGAATGACATGAATCCCATTTATTCCCATTGTCTTTCTGACGGTGGAGTCAGGAACACTGACCTTAGAGGTAAGAGCATCCCTGTATGTTATAATAGACTTCCTTGTAACATCCTTAATGTTTTTACTCCTTCCGCTTGGAGATAATTTTGAGGGACTGCCACTTCTAGGAAGATTCACTACTGTCCCAAATCTACTCTATTAGGAAAATATGTCGGATTGTGCTGTGGTGAAGCCCCAAAGCCTTAGACATGGCTTTGTAGCCCCTTCCAGACTGATATGCATAAACAACTGTTTTCCAGACCTTTTCAGGAATCTATTTTGATAGTGGCGTGATGTGGCTTTAGAAACTGTATGCTTCAGTCTGATGGCATGGGCCAAAGTTGAGCTGACCCAGTTCATGCATGATTCTTTACCAGTGTAATCAAACACCTGGCCGAAATATTCTAGCCTGACTAAGACTGTTTTGGACCTGCTGATGTCAAACATATTGTCAAGTTTGATGTTGTTGGATGACTGCTTATGAATACAATGCTTACAGTTTCATTCCGACATACAGTATCAACAAACCTACTGAATTGTCCAATACAGTCAATATGGGcaatttgtaatttttgtttGGCATAGTGGCTGCCAAGCTTCTTGCTAGGAATACGAACCTGTCTACAGCGTCAGACTTCAGAGGGGCCCTGTGGCATGTGACAATGTTAGCAACTATGCTGAAAGTTGTGAGACCCCTCTTTTCCCACTGTGTTTACAAGTTCTGcgaaaacatgaaacatgactACACATAATTAAGGAACACAATTCCAACATTAATGTCGTGGTGCAGAGGCCCCCTAGTCTGGATCAGTGCCAGGCCAACACCCAGTGAGAACCATATGCCCCCTAAATGCAGCTCAGCAGCTTCCCCAAAAGGAGGTATAATTGGGCCAAATCAGGCACAAACTGGACTACAGCCCTTAATGCCGAGCTAGCCCAGTTACATAGGAGACAACAGACAAGGAAGACCACAGCGAAGTGATCGGCGCATGGAGAAAGTCTGTAGAAAACGAGGCAGCCGGTAGTGTAATCCAATCATTTGAATTGGTTCAGAAAATATtaattcaaaaatgtatcaacattGTTAAATATTCAGGATGATTCTGCATTagtgctttatttattttttaaatgccagAATGTGCTGCTCTCTTCTTACATACAAATATGTATGTGAATGAGTCAAAAGCATgcctttttaaaaaatatttttcaagttaAGTTCTGAAAGTCTTCTGCTGCACCAGAAAGTCCtctttcaaatgtgaaaaggCAGTAAACAGTAAAGGGCAGGGTATCAAATCTTGAGGCACACCTTCATGTAACTCAAGGAACTTGGATTTGATCCCATAAATATTGATGGCTTCTATCATTCCCGTTTATGAACCACCAGAAATAATCAGACCACAAATCTATTAAGAAAAGCTGATTTAAAGGGACATTTGACTACTGCTCTATTTTCCTATATATTCCTATTTATAGTTGCcatcaacattttattattttacagccTCATACAgacttgctagctagctaactgaaaATCTGAAAAACTAGAACTGCCCTCATTGTGAAAAGCCCACCTCTGAGGGAACACATTTGACAAGAAAGCAGGGATCCATCAGCCATCATGTAGTCTttacaaagccagagaaaatgtattaaccTGGCTATCATGCAATGTCACGAGAAAAGTCAAATGGCCCTATTGAACAAGGAAAACCATGCCTAACCTTACTTGCTGTTAGTATGATCAAGCAATTGACAGAACACAAAGGCCACAAAACTTCATTCATTTCTTTCACTGTGCAAAATGAAACCTTgggttctgccattcatgtggatgtcactttgacacctaagcattgttgtaaACCATGTCcaccttttcatggcaacggtaatccctgatggcattggcctctttcagcaagattatgtaccctgccacaaagcaagaattgttcagaaatggtttgaggaacacaacaacgagttcaaggtgttgatttggcctccaaatttcccagatctcaatccaatcaaacaTCTGCGGGATGTGCTGGATAAACAAgaccaatccatggaggccccacctcgcaacttacaggacttaaaggatctgcttctAACGtcctggtgccagataccacagcacaccctcagaggtctagtggagtccatgtcttgacaggtcagggctgttttggtggcaaaagggggacctacacaaaaTTAGggaggtggtcataatgttatggctgattggtgtatctaGTCTGTGCCCTGTTTGGtatatttattacaaaacttGTCACCAAAATTATTGAATCAACTCCATAGCACCCTCCATAGCACCCTTCATAGCACCCTCCATAGCACCCTTCATAGCACCCTCCATAGCACCCTCCATAGCACCCTCCATAGCACCCTGCATAGCACCCTCCATAGCACCCTCCATAGCACCCTCCATAGCACCCTGCATAGCACCCTCCATAGCACCCTCCATAGCACCCTGCATAGCACCCTCCATAGCACCCTCCATAGCACCCTGCATAGCACCCTGCATAGCACCCTCCATAGCACCCTGTATAGCACCCTCCATAGCACCCTCCATAGCACCCTGCATAGCACCCTCCATAGCACCCTGCATAGCACCCTGCATAGCACCCTCTATTTCTATGAAGACAGAAGTTTACTATTAGGAAGAAATTCATGTTTGAAGGAATTGTTGCTCTATAATGTTAACAGGATACAGACAGGTTTTGCATGTTCTAATTATTAAAGTACTTTAAATTTTACtgttaaaaagaagaaaaaaacgtCTGACTGCTCTCCCCGAGTGAGAATCAGTAAATCTCACAGACGCTAACTCAAAATATTAACTGCCCCCTAACATCAAAGTACATTTTCCTCATTTCATTCCAAACCAAGACAgattacacacccacacagaaaataaagttAAGCAAGTAGGCTATTAGGTTTTTAGAATAATGGTTTGTTTTATCCCCATGCTGTATATTCATGCATGTCCATTACGACTGATCTGCCTCTCCTGTTGGACCTTCACTCAGCTCACCACACACTCACCTTGAAGATGAAAGGAGAAGAGTAGCTCCATTATCTGCATTACACCAAGTTGCTCAGACCAATTGACGACTACAACATAGCCCCGGGAAAAGGCCCCTCCCTCAGTGAGTGGCGTACTTACTTCCAACTTCATTTTTATAGACACCCGCCTATTTTCTTCCATTTCAACTAGGCAACCAGAAGGGTTTCATTCTACATCATCAAAGTGGACAATATCCCTCTGTGCTAGAAGAGCAAATACATCTTCCTCAAATCCATCTTGCTTTTGACAGATTAACTTGATATGAAGAGCACACACATAAAGTACTGTACTATGCAGACATCTTAAGCCACCTGAGGAATAAAGCTATTTAGCTGGGCagtaagagtaaaaaaaaagaaagaaaagaaaatataatatatacacattaatacaatacaaacataTTGATTGTGCTGTAAGAAAAAGAGGTATTTGATTGAACTTTAGAGGGAACACACTTTAAACTGGCCACTGGAGAGCCCAGACCTCAACATAACTGAGTATGTTACATTTTGGGAAAAGAACACCAAGCAGCCAAACTCAAAATGACATTTACAGACCTGTCCAGGAACCCCTCCAGCACTGCCTTGGTTGTTGGTTGCCTTGtggtgctgaaagatgaatcttcggACTAGTCTGAAGTCCTGTGcattctggatcaggttttattTAAGGACTTCTCTTTCAACCATAATGTCCCATAGATCATTACAGCTCCTTGTAGACCATAGCTATCTCTACACACCCACAGAAAACCATCAAGAAAATCCTAAAGGAATAACTGAATGTGTATAGGGCAAATCTGAGTAACTTTAATTGATATGAGGTGACGAGTTACCTGTGTACATAATTTGGAACTTGATCTGAAAACAGTTTAATTCCATTTAAAGGATGTGCAAACTTCTTAataaccatttttattttcaatatatgtcagaaaaattataaaaatatgttttgcttaAATATTGTTAGTGACAAGATCTTCTCAATGAAAAAAGgcctaacatgatttatcttgctTTTAACCTTTACTTCAACGTTATCTGCATTTTCAGTAAGAGTGTACAGACATTTGATATTCCCTGTGCATGCTACATATTTGGAATGAGTCCAATCAATTGCAGTATTATATTATGATTACTACATAATATTATGATTTTTATGAATTCACAGTTCAGATGCCAAATTTCTGGCAAATCAGACTGAATAGAAAAAGAGCAGCTGGTGCATTTAATAGCTTTGTTTGATATACTGGTTTCATACAAATGCTCTCAACGCAACACAAACCTTTGATCCCCTTGTTGTTTTGGTCAAATTGAGGCATACAGGGCATAAGGAAAGTacaacccatttccaaaaactTGTGAcgttctgtaaaatgtaaagaaaacagaatgcaatgatgtgcaaatcatttaaagccTGTAGTCAATaaaaaatggtacaaagacaacatatgttcaaactgagacatttgattgtttctttaaaaatgtgctgactttgaatttaatgccagcaacttgtttcaaaaaggttgggacaggggcaacaaaagactggaaaagttgtgttatGCAAAAAATTAATATCCTGGATcacatcatctacagtacatgatgtcattaaaagattcaaagaatctggaaaaatctctgtacacgagacaaggccaaaaaaaacaatattggatatTGTTTAATGCAGGCAATACTGCATCAAAAGCAGACACGATTCTTTAGTGGAAATCGCTGcatgaaaaccattgtctgtgaacacagcatGTCACTGCATCCCCaattgcaagttaaaactctaacatgcaaataatatacaatatataaacaagatccataAACGCTGCTGTTTTTTAAGTGAGACTtagctccaaaacctgtatatataaggctgaacaatatatatagattttggagcaacatttgcTGCCACCCAGacgccttgcttatttcagcaagataatgccaaaccacattctgcacgtattacaacatcatgtctccgtagtaaaagagtctgtcCGCTCAGATGGcctacctgcagtccagacctgacaCCACTGAAAACCTTTGGCGCATTACGAAACGAAAAGAATGACGAAAGAgtccccgaactgttgagcagctaaaatactatatcaagcaagaatgggaatacctttcaaaactacagcatttggtttcctcagttcccaaacgctcacagagtattattaaaagaagaggtgatgcaattGTTTGCATTTAactcagcgtcccaactttttgggaaacagggttgtattcaGACTACTTCCctttttccatattttgttaCTGCATTATTCTTGAATGGTTTAAATAGATTTATTCgtcatcagtctacacacaataccctataatgaGTATGCACATACCATCAACTGGCTGATTTGGAGATCTGGAGTGTAAGTAAttgttttgaaagcattatgaaatGTGATAGTATAAAATGTAATAGCTATGATGTTCGATTTCCTGATTTTACAAATGGTTCACAGTTAAATAAGTTAAATAATTTTGAACAAAAGTTTACCCACTAATAGAACATACTGGATGACTTCCACCAAATATCATGATCTGAATATCATGATTTGTGTTTTTGGATGTGGATTACCACTTTTAATTTAAGGAGTGAATCAATTATTTAGGTTGAGAATCAGAAACCCTGTGAGACGCTGGACatttaaagtaaacattttattagacATAGATGCAATGCAACCTAGAGTGCAAAATATGTtgtaattaaaaacaatgacCATATCATTGCGCCTGGGTGCTCACAGATGAAGAGACAAAAATGGGTATTGGACATAACTCAGTGATGAGTGTAGATAGACAAGGTAGCAGTATTGATAATTCTTCAA
This genomic window from Esox lucius isolate fEsoLuc1 chromosome 7, fEsoLuc1.pri, whole genome shotgun sequence contains:
- the lim2.1 gene encoding lens intrinsic membrane protein 2.1 encodes the protein MYSFMGGGLFCAGVGNILLIVSTATDYWMQYRHSNNYMHQGLWRYCMPGKCFTHNDSIAHLDATRALMILSLLACFIGIIIGIMAFIHYSSFDRFDKTFAAGILFFISCFFVLLAMAVYTGVTINYYGKRYGNWRFSWSYIIGWVSVVLTFFSGIFYMCAYRMHECPRNSNSH